DNA sequence from the Nicotiana tomentosiformis chromosome 3, ASM39032v3, whole genome shotgun sequence genome:
AAAAGCAACTTGCACATGATTTGTTACATATAATTGAGAACTGgacattttttttttcatttgtttCATTATTActataaaataattaatcaatCATTTCTTCATTATAATATTTGCTTTACTTCGTGCCCCTGAGGAATCAACGTGAAATGGCTCTGGGTTTTTTAcaacttgtatttttcttttggatTTCTCGTCGTCAGCTACTTATTGCAGAGGTCCGATTAATTTTTCGATTTAATCGAAAACTGAACCATTAAAACCAGAGGCGGATCTAGAAATTGAAGTATATGGATTCCTACCGTAATTTTAAGTCAATATATTACAATAACCGAATTAAGGAACGAGTATCAATATCCAACATATATTTAGAAAATAACAAAATACTTAAAGACAACATATGAATAATTGAATATAAATATTATCATTACAATTGTACTCGACGACTTGTCATGTTTTGAGAACAATCAATGATCGCATCATTAGGTACACTTTCAAATACTTCATCCTCTATATAACAAACTAAACAATCATTAAAAAATTCATCACCAATTCTGCTTCGCAAGTCATTTTTAACGTACTTCATCGAAGAAAAAGCTCTTTCTACCGTTGCAGTAGCGATAGGCAATATCAAACTTAACTTCACAAGCAAATAAACAAGTCTCCAAATCATGTGCAAATTTGTTTTAACCAATATCTCTGAAAGATCTCCAAATCTTTTCAAGTTAGAGAATTCATTGCCCGCCTCTCGCACATAGTCATTATAGATGTCAAGCTCAAAAGTAAGATCCTAAAGTATAGAATCAGTAAACTCATTCGGATAGTGTGTAGCAAGTTTTATAATCTTGTCTTTATCATAATTTGCAAAAGAATTATCTGGACTCAAACTAGCCATACCAAGAAGTAGATTAGTATTTACTTCATTGAAATGATTGTTAAGCTCCGAAAGTTGCAAATCAATAATAGCATAGAAAACCTCTACACGCAAATGATAAAAATATGTAACACTTGATTTCTTATGCTTTGACTTTTCACGAATATAATTCATATCCATTTCGGAGATCACAATATCATGCTTGACATAAAATAAACAGACGTCTTTTATCAAAGAATTCCATCTAGAATCTCTCATATCTTGCAATTGTCTCTTTGCGAAACCAACAAGCTTCATTGCACTTACAATATCTTGATCTTTTTTTTACAAAGCCATATTTAAATCATATGTAAGTGCCAATACTTTCAACATTAAATATAACATATACACAAAGTCATAGGATCTTATGTCATCCACTAGACTTTTTGCCATTGATCTCTCATGATAATTTGAACCGTCAATTGCAAGAACTCCAAGTACATGAACAATTGATGAGAATAAACTAATAAAATTACGCATTGTCTTAAAATGAGAACCCCACCGAGTATCACCTGCCCTTTGAAGTCCAAATTCTTGATTTAAACCGCTTCCTGTATGAACTTCACCAAGCACTAGTAGTTCCTCTAATTTTTCTGCTTGATCATCTCGAAGCATCTCCTTACGCTTAAAAGAACCCCAAACAATATTTAAAACATTTACAAGAATATCTAAAAATTATTTGGCCTCATAATTTTTTTTGCAACAACTATAAGAGTCAATTGCAATTGATGAGCAAAATAATGTATGCAATATGCTGAAGGAGTATCATTCATAATCaaagttttaagaccattaattCCTCCCCGCATGTTACTAGCTCCATCATAACCTTGTTTCCGTATTTGAGATTTACTCAATGAATGTTCCAAAAGAAAAGAATAAATTGCTTCTTTTAATGACTTTGCAGATGTATCTTTAACATGAACAATGCTAAGGAATCGCTCAATAACTTTACCCTCTTTGTTGACATAATGCAAAATAAGCGTCATTTGTTTCTTATGAGAGACATCCTTAGACTCATCAACCAATATCCCAAAGTAATCTCCGTTCAAGTCTTCAACAATTGCTTTCAGTGTTTCTTTCGCACAAGAACTCACAATGTCTTTTTCTATATTTGGACAAATTATAATGTCATTTTTTGGAGCATTTTCTAATACAACTTTCTTTACATCATCCTTCTTATTTGCATACCATTTTAAGAGATCCAAGAAGTTGCCTCTTCTTGTAGAAGTTTCACGTTCATCGTGACCCCGAATAGACATTCCTTCTTTCAAAAGATACCTTGCAACATCAATTGAGGCATTCAGGCGAACCCGATACTCACCTTTAGTTTTCTCGGATTGCTTATCAAAAGATGTTAAAATAGATTGTGCTTGATTCGATAAATCTAGCATCATCTTGAAATACCGATTATGAACACTATTCAATTCACCCATATGTGCGTTAAGCCTCTCTATACCTTTATTCCAAGCCCTAAAACCATCTTTTGTAAAAGAATCACTTACTTTTTTTTCATATTCTCCTATCTCATTTCTAAACAAATAACAACATAAGCAAAATGCTGCATCTTCTTTAATACTGTATTCTAACCATCCAGAATATGAAGTATTAAACCATTCCGGATTAAAATGACGTAATTTTTCACcaaaatttatttttgaaaaaataaaattgcgAGACCGACAAGGCCCTTTTTGAATGTAATGTCTTCTCACTCGGTAATGTAGATTAGgaaaaaattctgaaatttattttctttcaccAGGATCAGGTTTAAGAAGATTCTGATCCAATATAATATCTTTGTGTGATGGTTAGGAAGAATTGATATTATCATTAATCACTGGACAGGAAGGAGAGCTTAGCGAAGGAGAACTAGAAGTAGAACCTGAAGAGGTCTGCGGCTTAAAAAATCTCTTGATCACATCGAGTCTCACTAAAATGCCCTTACAAATCATAAGACACAAACTAAATATTACAGATGAATATAAGAGAAAAATAGTTAAGAAATATTATttcatataatataatataagaggaaaatagtaattaaaaaaaatatgaaagagAGAGAGGACCTACAATGGATCACTGCTTGTCTTTGATAGGCAACAAAAGAAAAGTCAAAATTGAAGAAGAACGAAGAACCAGAGGCTCAAGTCTCAACAAGATATTTGAAACCCTAACTTTTTTTTTCAATGTTTTGATTTGGGTATTTGGGACAAAGCAACTTTTGGGGACTTTTTTGACATGGTTGTTTCTTTTTAGGTTCACTTTAGtcatctattattattattattatttaaaaaatagacTAAAGTGGACTCAAACTTGCATCACCAAGAAGGGAAGCGGGCCACATCGGGATTCCAGGACCATTGGACTAGAAATGCATTTTGGAATTGGGTTCCCATATAATTATTGTTATATATTCAATagattttttaatacaaatacagcATCTACACAAAAGCTACTGGGTTTCCGGGAACCCATACATATGACTGTATGTTCGCCCCTAATTAAAACCGACCACCAAACCGAATACCGaactttttaaaattataaaccgcaaaccgaccgaataaaccgaaaaatCGAATAAATCGAAATTTTCGGTTCGGCCGGTTTTTTCGGTTCGGTTGGTATTATGCCCACCACTACGGCGTGGGTGATTTGGTAAATTGGCTTCGCGTGCCTAGTTATTTTATTCGAAGATTGGACATCGGATTTAAGAAGTTAAAGTATATTTCTGAATAAGTTATATACTATAAGGTATCAAAAAATATTCGTGATGATGAAAGTTTTGCATGTTTCTTATGTCATTCAATAAAATGTAAATGTTAAGATCAAATAGTCTTCAAATAAAAAGATTATTGGTTTATTGTCCTTTTACTGAATGAAAGTATGATGCATTGATAAGGTAGGGAAATGTTATCACCATAAGTATTCTTCTATCTTTAATTATAGGTATTGAATTCGAGTATTGAGAATAGAATCAACTTTGATAGGTAATATTTAATTAAGTTCGACTTTTCAATCAGAATTCGAATTAACCAAATAGcgcatgaaaatattttttaagaagGTAAGAAAATGCTGTGTGAAATATTGAGAGTTCAAAGTAATGAAAGTTAATGACAAATGTCCAAACGACATCTCCACCGGGCAATAACTTCAAAAAAAGACTTGTCTTTTGAATCAGCTGGTGTCCCTTCCTCTTTATATCTTGCTCTATTTTAGCGTGACATCTGATCATTTATTAGAGAATTTCAAATTTCCAAGATTTCAAAATGGCATTTCAAGTATTCATGTCACGAAATAAAGTTTGAAGTGAACTCGATTTGAATTTGCATCTTAGATTCAAATTTCCATAGACATATGCAAACAGAGGTAAAGGTGGCGTTTggactaaattattattttttacttcTTTTGCCTTTATTTTAGGTCTGGATTATTGTGAGAGAACTATTTTATGTTTTGATTattctgttttatttttaaaacaaaacATGTTTGGGATAAAACAACAAAAATACTCCAACTGTGTTAAAAAGGGgaacaaaaatatttattttcttagACATTCAAAGTTACTATCGTATTTACTTGTGTTTACACGAAGTTGCTTGCATTTTTCTTTGCAGCAACTCTGTAATTAGGGGCGGAGCTAGAAGGTGAGATACATTAATGGCGACCTAATAAAAAACATTGCAGAACTTCCAAAATGTAGGTCGCTTTTGCAACTGGCGACCtatattaaaatttttattttatgctttttctttttctttttcttttttaaattagattagtcaaaaatattttttatttgcaGCTACTTAGTTAATTTGATCCTTGGGCTAGGCAGCACGTGGAATGGTTTCATTAGTGGAAATTTTAGTGCCATCATCTTTTGTTTCATTTGCAAAGCTTGAGACTTTTAGCTTGTCGTTGTCGGTTGTGGCGATCCCCGGAGGGATATCATCATCTATTGCGTATTTCTacataaagaaaaaaaaggattACAGTTAGTTAATCCCTCACATTAATTTATATTTTGTAGATTAACTAATTTAAAACAAAATTAATGTTTCAGCAGAATATCAATTACTATTGACCTTAACATTGCTCAAGTCAACATGGTGCTCCTTAAGAAAGCTTATTAATTCCTCAAAATGCTCTTCTGTTGGTCTATAATGACCACTGTATGACCAAATAGCCTGTCAAGAAGCAGAAAGGACTAATAAACAACAAACTGGTATATGTTGCAAAAACTAGCacaatattttttttaagaattAACCTAAAAACAGTCAACCAACtccttaaattaaaaatagcgatatatataattcatgtataatctgtatataattatatataatgagtttataatttatgtataccgtTACCGTCtaaaaaaataaatgatgaatctGGCCGACTAATTATATAAAGATTACTCTTTTTTTTATTGACACCATTTTGGAACTTCATTCTTCTTTACATAGGATTTATTTCCTATGTTGTTATAATCTAAAGAAAGAAAGATATCAAAAGCTCTAAAGCATATAGCAGAAATTAAACTGATTGATCATGCACCAAGTTAACTACTAAAAACTTATTACAACAAACTTTTGATAACAAACATAGATTGGTATTCTGCGAAAGAGCGTACATGACTTGTTACAGTTGATAGTGATAGTAAAGAAAGCCCGTTGCTTAAAAAAATCTCGCTTTTACGTAGGGGGAATGGTCGCACACTTGGAGTGTGATGTAGACAgactaccctaatgcaagcattaatgaCTATTTTCACAATATCGAATATCGATAGTGATAAATTTAAATCGTTACGCTAACGTACCTCGAGCTCCCCACTAGAGACAACCAATCTTCCAGATGCAAGAGAAGCACCTCCAGCTAGAAAACTTGAGTGGTGAAAATTGCCTTTTTGCTTTTGTCCAACGTATAACGTCCTTGAGGTGCTGAGCACAAATATCCATTGTGTACTCTCAACATTAGTGTCGACAGAAGAACCTGTTTTCTTATAAATTAGCTTTCCAATTTCCAGAGTTACTTCGTATGCTTCCCTCTCTTTCTGCATATTTAAATGCACAAATTGAACTTTATAATCAACGATATTagtaataaaatttataaatttagtAAAATTTGTGACAAAATTCCCATTTTCATCCCAAATTCGTGACGGTCACTGATATATAGACTTTATTTTTATAAAACGAAAATATCTTGTTAATAAATTCGTGACAAAATCTCCTCGTTCATCACAAATTTATGACATGCATATATAGCTCGGTCACAAATTTGTGACATAATTTTGATAGACTCTCATTCTCACCAATTTGCGATGCAATTGTCACGAATCCTTTTGTTCGTCACAAATTTAGTCAACATTAATGAATTCCATCATAAATTTATCATAATTTTGTGACCAATGTATCCGTAACAGATACACTATGTGTTTTTCATGTGGTAATGTAATTAAGTACTCGATGAGATCATGTTTAGCACAAGGGCGGAGCTAGAATGTTAGCTAAGGATTCTCATAAATCTAGTAACTTTTGTTTAGACTCTATATTTTTACGAAGAAATTCATAATATACAAATAGTTAATTGTGAATGTAATAGTTAAAATGAATTATGAGTTTGATGTTAATTTCAAAATTCATGAACTTTAAATTCTGACTACGACTCCGATTTATAATCATACTAGCTAGTTGACAATAAAGGCTTACTGGTCCAAGATACGTGATGCATTGGGACTGTAGATCACTCCTTGAACATTTCTCGGCGTTAACTTCTTTTCCTTCACCAATATCTAGCCTGTATTTTTTGAAATATTGCACGCAAAAATATATAAGTAGTCAGCCAGTTAATATAATTGAGCTAGTAGAAATATCAAGAGAACATTTTTTGGTTGTATATATAGTGTCAATATTATACCAGTAGAAGAATGGTTGTGAGCTTTCGGTATTGTACCATACATCGTAATAACGATGTAAGTTGAGACCATAGCGGTGGCGTGGGTCAATCTGAATTTAATTTGCATAAAAGAAATGTTGTCAAGAAAATTAGTATAAGAGATGAATTTCAGAATAAGAACTCATTAATTTCACTTACAGCTTCTAACCAGTTCTTAATATATAATGTTTGAGCTTTCTCATCCTTCAACAAGCCTTTTCCAACCTAATAATACCATGATTATAAAAGAAGGTAGGTGTGGGTAAGTTATTGTAACAATGATTGAAGTCTTAAGTGAAAGAATACCTTTGAAGCCATGGTCTTTGCCCGTGCCCAGCGTGAAACCGTTGTCTCTGTCTTTCCAATGTCAAAAAAAGACATAGAGCTTTGTCTAAGAGCTGCAAAATCTAATGCCTTCCACCTATATTATTTTTGACAAAGATCAATTTTAGCATGCGGCCGAAACTATATACATCATGTAATTGTAAAAGTGTATAAAATATATATCGACTATTATTTTAATAGCAGTATAgagtattattttttcttttattgtttttaaTAAAATGACCTTCAAATTAGATGATGAAAAAATTTATACAGATACGAGAATCACAAAACTAATACTACTATATATTGATGGAGATTAGAAATAACCGTAATTCCTCAAGGATACGTAGAGCTTCTTCTGAAATGGGCTTGTGATTTGGTTCTTGTGCTTCCATTTTGCTTTCTCTTAGTTCAATATGCATTTCTTCTTAATTGAACCATATAGTGCAACTAAAAAGCATTATCAATGCAATACTATATACTACTTGGACAAGAAAGGAGCTAGAGAGAGAGACTTGTAATTGGAAGAATAAAAGGTCAATTTTTGTAGCTTATTGTACGTGACCTTTGAATAAGTTTGATCCTTCCATTGGGTTGCTATGAATGGAAGAATGTTATACTTTAATTTCTTCCAACTTTTCTCTTATTCCCTAAACTTCTATTTTGTTTCTTTTCCTGTTTCAAGTGGGCTCTACGCATCCCAATTTGGATTAGTAGAGTCAAGTGAGTTTCGAATAACAAATGGTTAAAAAAATTTGAATAATAGAATAAAGaacttactttttttttttttttttcaatgtaGGTTTTCTAGAAATTTTTAAGATCTTCTGGCGAGTGGTGTACAGGGGCGGATGCACTTATAATGAAGCGGTATTACGCAATACCATTtcgttgattttttttttatcaaatatATGTATTAATATTGTGAGAAAACTGATAATTCGGAAAAAATAATACTACTTGACATAAATGATCTCGTGGCATATAATAGGAAATACGCAAATGTGAATTTATGTGATGTGCTTGCTCTCCTTACACGAAAAATGACAATGTATAGCCGCTgttaaaataatagccgaaaaaatatataaattttatatattttttgtatatataatatacatcatgtatgttatatataaaaattatacaacttttatacactttttcggctatcaaatataaatagtttgtgGCACGGGCTAAAAGTAATAATATCCCTAAATTTCATTAACTTTACTACTACCACTTCTACTCCGTCATTTGACTCTATTTTGGAATCATTTATCGTTGGTCTAGTTTATATAAAAGTTACGTAATTTAAAAAGAGCGACAAAAAGTCACAGTAAGTTGTTATTATTATCATCGTCATTTAAAAGTGTAATAAAACTACGTCATCCATTGCTTGCCACAAAAATAAAAATCCATTGCTTGCCACTGGTACAAGTTATCACTTATCATGACCATTTCAACATTATGAAATTGTGGTTATTTCCCAGAATCTTCTAAAGTCCAGCCCAACAACTACTGCAAGAGGAAGAGCCGAAAAAGAggaaaacaaacaaaattttcgCAAGAGAAAGGGGGTGAACCTTCttttgaaattgtcaaaagtcccacatgacaattttgaatggaaaTTTCACcgtataaaaggaggcctaatatttaggatttaagtacacctctcatttgccttttatcttcttaaggcatttgtatcttctctctttagtattatttcacttgtaattttggagtggaataaaatattgattgtgtccgaggaagtaggcaaaattggccgaacctcgtaaattctggtgttcttttattgttgtcttattgtcttgtttattatttagtggttgtcataatttttggtatagtagttgtgactcattcacactatatacatttggcttccgcaacaattggtatcagagccaaggtactgtctaagtatgctctgtggttgcagcatagtctgatcttccacatcagaaaagatctatcttggtaactgagtcaaggttctgtctgagtatgctctgtggttgcagcttagtctgatcttccacaccagaaaggaaataatcttgatttgtgtcgtcagctactaaataatatttgtgtcaaaatgggagacagtaaacaagaagaatctacatcaagtgtcaataatacgtcatcgttggcattttcgcttatgacaagaattgtgtcaaatgcgaaatttgcggtaaaaatttttgacgggtcaggacattttgggatgtggcaaggcgaggttctagatgttctttttcaacaagggctagatcttgccattgaagaaaagaagccagatgttattggagaagaagattggaaaattatcaatcgtgttgcttgcggtaccattcgatcctaccttgctagagagcagaaatatccatacacaaaggaaacttctgcaagtaaattatggaaagcactggaggataaatttttgaagaaaaacagtcaaaataaattgtacatgaagaagagactgtttcgcttcacctatgttcctggtaccacaatgaatgaacatatcaccagtttcaataagttggtcacagatttgcaaaatatggatgcaacttttgatgatggtgacttggccttgatgttgttggggtcacttcctaatgagtacgagcaccttgaaactactctactccatggaaatgacgaaatttctctcagagaagtttgttcggctttgtacagttatgaacaaagaaagggagaaaaacagaagggcggagaaggagaagcactaattgtgaggggtcgtcctcaaaatcaaatgaggactaagaagggaagatccaagtcgagatctagacccagcaaagatgaatgtgccttttgtcgagaaaaggggcactggaagaaagactgtccgaagttgaagaataaggccagaaataacaatggaaaggccattatggattcaaatgtagctgattgtgatgattcagacttttcattagtta
Encoded proteins:
- the LOC138908658 gene encoding uncharacterized protein gives rise to the protein MKLVGFAKRQLQDMRDSRWNSLIKDVCLFYVKHDIVISEMDMNYIREKSKHKKSSVTYFYHLRVEVFYAIIDLQLSELNNHFNEVNTNLLLGMASLSPDNSFANYDKDKIIKLATHYPNEFTDSIL
- the LOC104098016 gene encoding uncharacterized protein; amino-acid sequence: MGELNSVHNRYFKMMLDLSNQAQSILTSFDKQSEKTKGEYRVRLNASIDVARYLLKEGMSIRGHDERETSTRRGNFLDLLKWYANKKDDVKKVVLENAPKNDIIICPNIEKDIVSSCAKETLKAIVEDLNGDYFGILVDESKDVSHKKQMTLILHYVNKEGKVIERFLSIVHVKDTSAKSLKEAIYSFLLEHSLSKSQIRKQGYDGASNMRGGINGLKTLIMNDTPSAYCIHYFAHQLQLTLIRKEMLRDDQAEKLEELLVLGEVHTGSGLNQEFGLQRAGDTRWGSHFKTMRNFISLFSSIVHVLGVLAIDGSNYHERSMAKSLVDDIRSYDFVYMLYLMLKVLALTYDLNMAL